Proteins from a genomic interval of Microbacterium imperiale:
- a CDS encoding NUDIX hydrolase: MATPEFVLDLREKIGTAPLPLVGVTAVVFRDEKVLLGKRADNGSWQPVSGIVDPGEEPADAAVRECLEEAGVTVRVDRLALVHQIPRITYDNGDQVDYLDLVFRCTWVAGDPHPADGELTEVGFYDLGAMTDVAPEHVRKVALAIPEDDPATFRGGR, translated from the coding sequence ATGGCTACTCCCGAGTTCGTCCTCGACCTGCGCGAGAAGATCGGCACCGCTCCCCTGCCCCTCGTGGGCGTGACGGCGGTGGTCTTCCGCGACGAGAAGGTGCTGCTGGGCAAGCGCGCCGATAACGGCAGCTGGCAGCCGGTGTCGGGCATCGTCGACCCGGGCGAGGAACCCGCCGACGCCGCGGTGCGCGAATGCCTCGAAGAGGCGGGCGTCACGGTCCGCGTGGACCGGCTCGCACTCGTCCACCAGATCCCGCGCATCACGTACGACAACGGAGACCAGGTGGACTACCTCGACCTCGTCTTCCGCTGCACCTGGGTCGCGGGCGACCCCCACCCCGCCGACGGCGAGCTGACGGAGGTCGGCTTCTACGACCTGGGTGCGATGACGGACGTCGCGCCCGAGCACGTCCGCAAGGTCGCGCTCGCGATCCCCGAGGACGACCCCGCGACCTTCCGCGGCGGCCGGTGA
- a CDS encoding cyclodeaminase/cyclohydrolase family protein has product MSGPSLDALLDGLAADRGNPGGGTAGGVITAIGAALGQMVCRYSSDAAEAAGLDAHLGTLRARAVAAAERDGEASGALGAALRPAEDGSEDERDRRIVSAAAEAVQTSAELGRVALDVLDDLTTLSAVGNRHLSADVAVALDAVAAGLGAAATNLRGGLTLAAAHGDATALRAAHDDLGRRLLRARLEARSLAERLGEP; this is encoded by the coding sequence ATGTCCGGCCCCAGCCTCGACGCGCTGCTCGATGGTCTCGCGGCCGATCGCGGGAATCCGGGCGGCGGCACGGCGGGCGGCGTCATCACCGCCATCGGTGCGGCCCTCGGCCAGATGGTGTGCCGCTACAGCTCGGATGCCGCCGAGGCGGCGGGCCTCGACGCTCACCTCGGAACGCTTCGAGCCCGAGCGGTCGCGGCGGCCGAGCGTGACGGCGAAGCTTCAGGCGCGTTGGGCGCGGCGCTGCGCCCGGCCGAGGACGGATCCGAAGACGAACGCGACCGGCGGATCGTCTCGGCGGCTGCAGAGGCCGTGCAGACCTCGGCGGAGCTCGGTCGGGTCGCTCTCGACGTGCTCGACGACCTGACGACCCTGTCGGCCGTCGGCAATCGCCATCTCTCGGCGGATGTCGCCGTTGCCCTCGACGCGGTCGCGGCGGGACTCGGTGCGGCGGCGACCAATCTGCGCGGGGGCCTGACTCTCGCCGCGGCGCACGGCGACGCGACCGCGCTGCGAGCTGCGCACGACGACCTCGGTCGCCGTCTGCTGCGGGCCCGGCTCGAGGCCCGCTCCCTCGCCGAACGGCTCGGCGAGCCCTGA